The following coding sequences are from one Roseburia hominis A2-183 window:
- a CDS encoding excinuclease ABC subunit UvrA has protein sequence MKEQNHPNVIKIRNAHVHNLKHIDVDIPLNKIVGIAGVSGSGKSSLALGVLYAEGSRRYLDALSTYTRRRMTQAPRAQVDEVLHIPAALALHQRPGVPGIRSTFGTGSELLNTLRLIFSRLANHCCPYGHYLEPTLDVAAGKELCCPVCGTHFLAPSAEELSFNSQGACQTCGGTGFVRKVDEASLVPDESLTIDEGAVLPWKTLMWSLMTDVCREMGVRTDVPFQELTKEEKEIVYHGPAEKKHIFYKAKNTNQSGELDFTYFNAVYTVENALSKVKDEKGMKRVERFLKEDVCPDCGGTRLSKRARLPKLCGITLADACKMSLSELVEWVNHVPDALPEEMRLMAENICESFQMVAKRLMDLGLGYLSLDRAASTLSTGERQRMQLARAVRNRTTGVLYVLDEPSIGLHPSNIVGLTDVMHDLIADGNSVILVDHDKQILSEADWLVEMGPKAGADGGRIIAQGTIPEIEANPDSQIGTFLKEMHPIYRKKASEQEMFSLGTIHLSTDAIHTVKPLEADIPKGRLTVVTGVSGSGKTTLILESLIPALESMINGTKLPSHVKNITAEDIEQVKLIDAAPIGINVRSTVATYANVHDELRKVYAKLPDAKEAGYKAGDFSYNTGKLRCPTCDGTGSISLDVQFLPDVEVPCPDCHGSRYNRDAGNIKRKTKSGELYSLPELMDMDVQQALRACEDMKKICSRLQIIKDLGLGYLTLGEATPNLSGGEAQRLKLASEMERKQDASVFVFDEPTIGLHPLDVQTLLKVFDRLVSKGATVIVIEHDLDVIRNADYIIDMGPGGGEAGGRIIAKGTPEEIASDRGSITGKYLR, from the coding sequence ATGAAGGAACAGAATCATCCGAATGTGATTAAAATTCGAAATGCACATGTTCATAACCTGAAACATATCGATGTGGATATTCCACTAAATAAGATTGTGGGAATTGCCGGAGTGTCCGGTTCCGGAAAGTCATCCCTTGCACTGGGAGTGCTGTATGCGGAAGGTTCACGGAGATATCTTGATGCGTTATCGACCTATACCAGAAGAAGAATGACACAGGCACCGAGAGCACAGGTGGATGAGGTACTGCATATTCCAGCGGCACTGGCATTACACCAAAGACCGGGGGTTCCGGGAATCCGGAGTACGTTTGGAACCGGATCGGAACTGTTGAACACATTACGACTGATATTTTCAAGACTTGCAAATCACTGTTGTCCCTATGGCCATTATCTGGAACCCACACTTGATGTGGCGGCAGGGAAAGAACTTTGTTGTCCTGTCTGCGGAACACATTTTTTGGCACCATCAGCGGAAGAACTCTCTTTTAATTCGCAGGGAGCCTGCCAGACTTGTGGCGGAACGGGATTTGTTAGGAAAGTAGATGAAGCTTCGTTGGTTCCGGATGAATCACTGACTATTGATGAAGGTGCGGTTCTTCCATGGAAAACATTGATGTGGTCACTCATGACAGATGTATGCAGGGAAATGGGAGTCCGTACAGATGTACCATTTCAGGAACTTACAAAAGAGGAAAAAGAGATCGTATATCATGGACCGGCAGAAAAAAAGCATATTTTTTATAAAGCAAAAAATACAAACCAGTCCGGCGAACTTGATTTTACATATTTCAATGCTGTATATACCGTGGAGAATGCCTTATCCAAAGTAAAAGACGAGAAAGGCATGAAACGTGTGGAACGTTTCTTGAAAGAGGATGTATGTCCGGATTGCGGCGGAACAAGACTTTCTAAGAGAGCGAGACTGCCAAAATTATGCGGCATCACACTGGCAGATGCCTGTAAGATGTCACTTTCAGAGCTTGTAGAGTGGGTAAATCATGTGCCGGATGCCCTGCCAGAAGAAATGCGGTTAATGGCAGAAAATATCTGTGAATCTTTTCAGATGGTTGCAAAACGGCTGATGGATCTGGGTCTGGGTTATCTGTCATTGGACAGAGCGGCTTCTACTCTTTCGACAGGGGAACGGCAGCGAATGCAGCTTGCACGGGCAGTCAGAAACCGGACTACAGGAGTATTGTACGTGCTTGATGAGCCGTCTATCGGTCTTCACCCATCCAATATCGTGGGACTAACGGATGTCATGCATGATCTGATTGCGGATGGCAATTCTGTTATTCTGGTGGATCATGATAAGCAGATTCTTTCAGAGGCAGACTGGCTTGTGGAGATGGGACCAAAAGCCGGGGCAGACGGAGGAAGAATCATTGCACAGGGGACGATTCCTGAGATTGAAGCAAATCCGGATTCCCAAATTGGAACATTTCTGAAAGAAATGCATCCCATTTATCGGAAGAAAGCATCTGAACAGGAAATGTTTTCTTTGGGAACCATCCACCTTTCGACAGATGCTATTCATACGGTAAAGCCGCTGGAAGCAGATATTCCAAAAGGGAGACTTACAGTGGTGACCGGTGTCTCCGGTTCCGGGAAAACGACATTGATACTGGAAAGTCTGATTCCGGCATTAGAGTCGATGATAAATGGAACAAAACTTCCCTCTCATGTGAAAAATATTACTGCGGAAGATATTGAACAGGTAAAACTGATTGATGCGGCACCGATTGGAATCAATGTGCGTTCTACGGTGGCAACTTATGCAAATGTGCATGATGAGTTGCGAAAGGTATATGCAAAACTTCCGGATGCAAAGGAAGCGGGATATAAAGCAGGGGATTTTTCTTACAATACAGGAAAACTGCGTTGCCCGACCTGCGATGGAACAGGTTCTATCAGCCTTGATGTGCAGTTTTTACCGGATGTGGAAGTACCTTGTCCGGATTGTCATGGAAGCAGATATAACAGGGACGCTGGGAATATTAAAAGGAAAACAAAGTCTGGAGAGTTATATTCTCTGCCGGAACTGATGGATATGGATGTACAACAGGCTCTACGTGCCTGTGAGGATATGAAAAAGATATGCTCAAGATTGCAGATTATAAAGGATCTGGGACTGGGTTATCTGACATTAGGCGAAGCAACTCCAAACTTATCCGGTGGAGAGGCACAAAGACTAAAACTTGCATCGGAAATGGAACGCAAACAGGATGCGTCGGTGTTCGTCTTCGATGAGCCGACGATTGGTCTGCATCCTCTTGATGTGCAGACTCTTTTGAAGGTTTTTGACCGTCTGGTATCCAAGGGTGCAACAGTCATTGTCATTGAGCATGATCTGGACGTGATCCGCAATGCTGATTATATCATTGATATGGGACCAGGAGGCGGAGAAGCCGGTGGAAGAATCATTGCAAAAGGAACCCCGGAGGAAATTGCCAGTGACAGAGGAAGCATAACGGGGAAATATCTTCGATGA
- a CDS encoding recombinase family protein, protein MARAKNRGYQQSFSPSYTIRRWRLGIYIRLSKEDLKKGKDDSNSVKNQRDLLNDFYRRNIDEFESITEYVDDGHTGTDANREDFQRLLADVVSGKINCVIVKDLSRFARNYSDAGSLIDNLFVQMGVRFISLAENVDSYKNPDSVSNIIVPITNVMNDNYCYQTSKKIRQVFDYKRRNGQYIGAFAPYGYVKHPKDKHRLIVDPDAAENVKLIFTMLIQGSSKRAIALYLNEHGVPSPSAYKVQKGLPVSTRGYDDPMWGVRMIHSILTNPTYTGDLAQGRSRVKSYKVHQIEAVPREEWVEVAGTHEAIIDYETFDKVQALLQRDTRTSPKGREVHLFSGFLKCADCGRAITRCVGKNNNVYYSCSTYKNRSRTACTMHSIKHERLEAAVLFAVQHQVHLAVSYSEIVTQINSAPIKKSQSYRLDDLIAAKERELTKITRYKQSLYQDWKDGEITQQEYRDMKADYERQTSDISAVLTRLNAERAELANGVDNEHPALVAFMKYQNIEALNREILVELVDYIKVYENGNISVKFKFADELRKIAEYIEINTTEDTAVAG, encoded by the coding sequence ATGGCACGAGCAAAAAACAGAGGGTATCAGCAGAGTTTCTCTCCCTCTTACACAATCCGCCGCTGGCGGCTGGGCATCTATATCCGGCTTTCAAAGGAAGATTTGAAAAAAGGAAAAGACGATAGCAACAGCGTAAAGAACCAGCGTGACCTACTGAACGATTTTTACCGACGCAACATTGACGAGTTTGAAAGTATCACGGAATATGTAGATGACGGACATACTGGAACGGACGCTAACCGTGAAGATTTTCAACGGCTCTTGGCGGATGTCGTGAGTGGTAAAATCAACTGCGTTATAGTAAAAGACCTGTCCCGCTTCGCACGAAATTATAGCGATGCCGGAAGTTTGATCGATAACCTGTTTGTTCAAATGGGTGTTCGCTTTATCAGCCTTGCTGAGAATGTGGACAGCTACAAGAACCCCGACAGCGTTTCAAATATCATCGTTCCCATTACAAACGTGATGAACGATAATTACTGCTATCAGACTTCCAAAAAGATCCGGCAGGTATTTGATTACAAACGGCGCAACGGCCAGTATATCGGAGCATTTGCTCCTTACGGCTATGTAAAGCACCCAAAGGACAAGCACAGGCTGATTGTTGATCCCGATGCTGCTGAAAATGTCAAACTCATTTTCACAATGCTTATTCAAGGGTCATCAAAACGTGCTATCGCGCTGTACCTGAACGAACACGGCGTACCGAGCCCCTCGGCTTACAAGGTACAAAAGGGCTTGCCTGTTTCGACAAGAGGGTATGACGATCCTATGTGGGGAGTCCGCATGATCCACTCCATTCTTACCAATCCGACCTACACCGGGGATTTAGCCCAAGGCCGAAGCCGGGTGAAAAGCTACAAGGTACACCAGATTGAAGCTGTTCCCCGCGAGGAATGGGTGGAAGTGGCTGGAACGCATGAGGCCATTATCGACTATGAAACTTTCGACAAGGTACAGGCTCTCTTACAGCGTGATACCCGTACTTCCCCGAAAGGCCGTGAGGTACATTTATTCAGCGGCTTTCTGAAATGTGCCGATTGCGGGCGGGCCATTACCCGATGCGTTGGCAAGAACAACAATGTATATTATTCTTGCTCAACCTACAAGAACCGTTCCCGGACAGCCTGCACCATGCACTCAATCAAGCATGAACGGCTGGAGGCTGCTGTTCTGTTCGCTGTACAGCATCAGGTACATTTGGCTGTTTCCTACTCGGAAATCGTCACGCAGATCAATTCCGCTCCAATCAAAAAAAGCCAGTCTTACCGACTGGACGATCTGATAGCTGCAAAAGAGCGAGAACTGACAAAAATAACACGCTACAAGCAATCTCTTTATCAGGACTGGAAAGACGGTGAAATCACCCAGCAGGAATACCGGGATATGAAGGCAGACTATGAACGGCAGACTTCTGATATTTCCGCAGTGCTCACTCGTCTGAACGCTGAACGCGCAGAACTGGCAAACGGTGTAGACAACGAGCATCCTGCACTGGTAGCCTTTATGAAGTATCAGAACATTGAAGCCCTCAACCGTGAAATCTTGGTTGAGCTTGTGGACTATATCAAGGTCTATGAAAACGGTAATATCAGCGTGAAATTCAAATTTGCTGACGAGCTCCGCAAGATTGCCGAGTACATTGAAATCAACACTACGGAAGATACCGCAGTAGCGGGCTAA
- a CDS encoding DUF6870 family protein, protein MKLTTQELEQMRSVDIGAVAAESLPDVSGMTFDNALSRKERISRFLQTVKNPYCFCIGGVGVKIEFAESGPSLQDKLTDFLLRQRSGL, encoded by the coding sequence GTGAAATTAACTACACAGGAACTTGAACAAATGAGAAGCGTTGACATTGGCGCGGTGGCTGCCGAGTCCCTGCCTGATGTGAGCGGTATGACCTTTGACAATGCGCTTTCCCGAAAGGAGCGCATCTCTCGATTTTTGCAGACTGTCAAAAATCCATACTGCTTTTGCATCGGTGGTGTTGGCGTGAAAATTGAATTTGCTGAAAGCGGGCCATCTCTCCAAGATAAGCTGACGGATTTCCTGCTGCGGCAAAGAAGCGGGCTGTAA
- a CDS encoding sigma-70 family RNA polymerase sigma factor yields the protein MTTINLKDFYYWYTQDQLIEVSDEVAEVFKADARYEMAYQRRLSRHKAQYSLDCDDGIEYSACLHEPTPQELLERMETFLRLWNALNSLPEIQGRRIDAHIILGKSIKEIAEAEGVHEESIRQSIKRGLERMKKNF from the coding sequence ATGACTACTATCAATTTGAAAGATTTTTATTATTGGTACACGCAGGATCAGCTTATCGAAGTTTCTGACGAGGTGGCCGAGGTATTCAAGGCCGATGCCCGCTATGAAATGGCCTACCAGCGGCGGCTCTCCCGGCACAAGGCGCAGTATTCTCTGGACTGCGATGACGGGATTGAGTATTCCGCTTGCCTGCATGAGCCGACCCCGCAGGAGCTCCTTGAACGGATGGAAACCTTTCTTCGTCTGTGGAACGCTCTCAATTCTCTGCCGGAGATCCAAGGCCGTAGAATTGACGCACATATCATTCTTGGCAAGTCGATTAAGGAAATTGCCGAGGCCGAGGGCGTACATGAGGAGTCTATTCGCCAGTCGATCAAGCGTGGCCTTGAACGCATGAAAAAAAATTTTTGA
- a CDS encoding YxeA family protein, which produces MKKKILIGIGAGAFVAICFGILLLSGAGSTYYYSQIDNTKIEQTGSAGGVINFGGSMDYSYTLRCYDEDGNEKDITFGTSRELKEDAFIRLTVMPIRGVLEWVEVQYDELPTAVQKEYTAPQ; this is translated from the coding sequence ATGAAGAAAAAAATATTGATTGGGATTGGTGCCGGTGCTTTCGTGGCAATCTGTTTTGGTATTTTACTGCTTTCAGGTGCAGGCAGCACCTATTACTATTCACAGATCGACAACACCAAGATCGAGCAGACGGGATCTGCCGGAGGTGTAATTAACTTTGGGGGAAGCATGGACTACTCCTACACGCTGCGTTGTTATGACGAGGACGGAAACGAAAAGGACATTACCTTTGGAACATCGAGGGAATTGAAAGAGGACGCCTTTATTCGTCTGACGGTAATGCCCATTCGTGGAGTGCTGGAATGGGTTGAAGTTCAGTATGACGAGCTTCCCACAGCCGTACAAAAAGAATATACAGCACCGCAATAA
- a CDS encoding ABC transporter permease, with protein MYRIIKTELWKLKRYHIIWAGILLMLLSVGITLFASTALDGTVWTFPHLVERVIQNNTTTIFPMCITLIAGYIIAREKSDDTLKSIMTIPVSYPALIGGKLIVCGFLSVFLGMASTFFTVAAELLVGFPGFSVTAVIQALIQITLNTLFLYIAVTPIIAFTARIPNGHMIGVILAFVYGYGGMFAAGNMSLANLYPITASMGLIQYRSHDAAVHWNIGLCSLSMIVVLLISVAIVVTTKNVSSAKVVKKPKKTALKKGW; from the coding sequence ATGTATCGGATCATTAAAACAGAATTATGGAAGTTAAAGCGGTATCATATCATTTGGGCTGGTATTCTGCTAATGCTTCTTTCCGTTGGAATTACTCTTTTTGCTTCTACTGCATTAGATGGTACAGTTTGGACTTTCCCTCATTTGGTCGAACGCGTCATTCAAAATAATACGACAACCATTTTTCCTATGTGCATTACTCTGATTGCAGGATATATCATTGCTCGTGAAAAATCAGATGATACCTTAAAAAGCATTATGACAATACCTGTTTCCTACCCTGCGTTGATTGGCGGAAAACTGATTGTTTGCGGTTTCCTGTCCGTATTTTTGGGTATGGCAAGTACATTTTTTACTGTCGCTGCGGAATTACTTGTTGGCTTTCCGGGATTTTCGGTAACAGCCGTAATACAGGCTTTGATACAGATCACCCTTAATACCTTATTTTTGTATATAGCCGTAACTCCGATTATAGCCTTTACCGCCCGTATTCCTAACGGGCACATGATAGGTGTTATTCTTGCATTTGTCTATGGCTACGGGGGAATGTTCGCAGCCGGAAATATGTCCCTTGCAAATCTCTATCCGATTACAGCGAGTATGGGACTGATCCAGTACCGAAGCCATGATGCGGCTGTTCATTGGAATATAGGCTTATGCAGCCTAAGTATGATAGTCGTCTTATTGATTTCTGTGGCTATTGTAGTTACAACAAAAAATGTTTCATCCGCAAAAGTTGTTAAAAAGCCGAAAAAAACCGCCCTCAAAAAAGGCTGGTAA
- a CDS encoding ABC transporter permease has translation MLKLVQCEFAKLKRKKIIPLVFLSAFLFPIPITFLMATPRMLEKYPNKSVLFDGLFNMVMGYGVIFLLPCIIGVIAAMLFFMERDNDTFKNLRTIPVTSTQMIMAKIIVLFIFGVIFCLASMLATIVCGSFSMEVHGLTYKLLVAVELGIFITAGTLPIIVLVVFFSKTYIFSILLCVFYSVVSLTVETLFGTLPKWLCWLMPIPLTTLWGAGDMVKHGFPLNVNALEAIIPSTFQTVIILGIMAVASISLIDFLYKKRGE, from the coding sequence TTGCTTAAACTGGTTCAATGTGAGTTCGCGAAATTGAAGAGAAAAAAAATCATCCCACTTGTGTTTTTGTCCGCTTTTTTATTTCCTATTCCCATTACCTTTCTGATGGCAACACCGAGAATGTTGGAGAAGTACCCAAATAAATCAGTCCTTTTTGATGGATTGTTCAATATGGTTATGGGATATGGCGTTATTTTTCTCTTGCCGTGTATCATCGGTGTCATTGCAGCAATGCTGTTTTTTATGGAACGGGACAATGACACTTTCAAAAATTTACGCACAATCCCGGTAACAAGTACACAGATGATTATGGCAAAGATCATTGTGCTATTTATTTTTGGAGTTATCTTTTGCCTTGCTTCCATGCTTGCTACCATTGTTTGCGGCAGTTTCTCAATGGAAGTGCATGGTCTTACCTATAAACTACTTGTTGCAGTTGAACTTGGAATATTCATTACAGCGGGAACTTTGCCGATTATCGTACTTGTGGTCTTTTTCAGCAAAACATACATCTTCTCCATTCTGCTATGTGTGTTTTACAGTGTAGTGAGCCTTACCGTCGAAACATTGTTCGGAACATTGCCTAAATGGTTATGTTGGCTCATGCCTATCCCGCTTACAACGCTCTGGGGTGCGGGAGATATGGTGAAACATGGGTTTCCATTGAATGTAAATGCCTTGGAAGCAATTATTCCCTCAACCTTTCAGACGGTTATCATTCTTGGGATAATGGCTGTTGCATCAATCTCATTGATCGACTTCTTATACAAGAAAAGGGGGGAATAA
- a CDS encoding ABC transporter ATP-binding protein, producing the protein MDTNYIIETKNLTKQYGSQKSVADLNIHVKRGRIYGLLGRNGAGKTTTMKMLLGLTEPTSGEVKIWGKSLQGNEKKLLPRIGSLIESPGFYPNLTGTENLRIFATLRGVPNNHAIKDALDLVGLPYKDKKLFSQYSLGMKQRLAIALAVMHDPELLILDEPINGLDPIGIAEVRSFIRELCDARGKTILISSHILSEISLLADDIGIIDHGALLEEESLAELEQKSSKHIRFTLSDTAQAARILERNFHENHFSIQDDHNLRLHNLDLPVGKIVTAFVENGLEVSEAHTCEESLEDYFKRVTGGEGIA; encoded by the coding sequence ATGGATACAAATTATATCATTGAAACAAAAAATCTGACGAAGCAATACGGCTCACAAAAGAGTGTGGCTGACTTAAATATTCATGTGAAGCGTGGGAGAATTTACGGTCTGCTGGGCAGAAACGGAGCCGGAAAAACCACTACCATGAAAATGCTGTTGGGCTTAACGGAGCCGACTTCCGGGGAGGTCAAAATCTGGGGAAAGTCTTTGCAAGGGAATGAAAAGAAGTTGCTCCCCCGCATTGGCAGTCTAATTGAGTCCCCCGGCTTTTATCCCAATCTGACCGGCACAGAGAACCTGCGTATCTTTGCTACTCTGCGGGGCGTACCAAACAATCATGCTATCAAAGATGCTCTGGATCTGGTAGGACTGCCCTACAAAGATAAAAAGCTCTTTTCACAGTATTCTCTTGGCATGAAGCAGCGGCTTGCCATCGCCCTTGCCGTTATGCACGATCCGGAGCTTTTGATTTTGGATGAGCCGATCAACGGCCTCGACCCCATCGGTATTGCAGAAGTACGTTCCTTTATTCGTGAGCTTTGTGACGCGCGAGGAAAAACCATTTTGATTTCCAGTCACATTCTTTCGGAGATTTCCTTGCTGGCTGACGATATTGGAATTATCGACCACGGCGCATTGCTGGAAGAAGAAAGCCTTGCTGAGCTGGAGCAAAAAAGCAGTAAGCATATCCGGTTTACGCTCTCTGATACTGCACAGGCGGCAAGAATTTTGGAGCGCAATTTCCATGAAAACCATTTCTCCATACAGGACGACCACAATTTGCGCCTGCACAACCTTGATCTACCTGTGGGGAAAATTGTAACTGCCTTTGTAGAAAACGGATTGGAGGTATCAGAGGCGCATACCTGTGAAGAAAGTCTTGAGGATTATTTCAAGAGAGTAACAGGGGGTGAGGGAATTGCTTAA
- a CDS encoding sensor histidine kinase, giving the protein MEIIVSLSIVIAVVAVLTSIVLVRRVKKQIAEMTDVLVDVKNGNGNRRILSATNELTAPLAYEINEIVVAYESRLSTVRQTEETNRQLMTSLSHDVRTPLTTLIGYLDAAHKGLVTGKDRDDYIETARRKAHDLKEYIDVLFDWFKLNSNEFALEIQSVEAAELTRNILIDWIPIFEDKQVEYDIDIPEQPVRVRLDMDSYMRIINNLIQNVIAHSHADKIKIALSKKENNMELLLADNGVGIEKEDLKHIFERLYKCDKGRSEKGSGLGLSIVHQLVEKMGGSITVESLPGKGTEFMLLFPLES; this is encoded by the coding sequence ATGGAAATTATCGTATCCTTGTCCATTGTGATTGCTGTTGTGGCTGTATTGACTTCCATCGTTCTCGTTCGGCGTGTAAAAAAACAAATAGCAGAAATGACCGATGTGCTGGTTGATGTGAAAAACGGAAATGGCAACCGGCGTATTCTATCTGCAACAAATGAACTGACAGCACCTCTTGCCTATGAAATCAATGAGATCGTTGTGGCCTATGAAAGCAGACTTTCAACTGTACGGCAGACAGAAGAAACCAACCGCCAACTTATGACGAGCCTTTCCCATGACGTGCGAACGCCCCTTACTACTCTGATTGGGTATCTTGACGCTGCACACAAAGGACTGGTCACAGGAAAAGACCGGGATGATTATATTGAAACCGCCCGCCGGAAAGCCCATGATCTGAAAGAATATATTGATGTACTCTTTGACTGGTTCAAGTTAAATTCAAACGAGTTTGCTTTGGAAATCCAGAGCGTTGAGGCCGCAGAGCTGACAAGAAATATCCTCATTGACTGGATACCGATTTTTGAGGATAAACAGGTTGAGTATGACATCGATATTCCCGAACAGCCTGTCCGGGTAAGATTGGATATGGACAGCTATATGAGGATCATCAATAACCTTATTCAAAATGTAATCGCTCACAGCCATGCAGACAAAATCAAAATTGCCCTGTCAAAGAAGGAAAATAACATGGAGTTGCTGCTGGCGGATAATGGAGTGGGAATTGAGAAGGAAGATTTGAAACACATTTTTGAACGGCTCTATAAGTGTGACAAAGGACGGTCTGAAAAAGGAAGCGGTCTTGGTCTTTCTATTGTCCATCAGCTTGTAGAAAAGATGGGTGGGAGTATAACAGTTGAAAGTTTGCCGGGAAAAGGAACTGAATTTATGTTGCTTTTTCCTTTGGAGAGTTAA
- a CDS encoding response regulator transcription factor produces the protein MNKILIIDDDKELCTLIKRSVQAENIEADFCNTGKEGLQKLREQEYQLVVLDVMMPGMDGFETLEEIRKEYSLPILMFTSKNDSISKVRGLRAGADDYLTKPFDMDELIARIASLIRRYTRFNQQAGAIQKLNFYGLQIDLENRSVTTSNGTFELPPKEFDLLLYCAKHQGKILTKQQIYEEVWGEEYFYDDSNIMAIISRLRKKLEVNPSSPKYIQTVKGIGYRFNKEV, from the coding sequence ATGAATAAAATCCTGATTATAGATGATGACAAAGAGCTGTGCACTTTGATTAAACGTAGCGTACAAGCAGAAAACATAGAAGCTGATTTTTGTAATACCGGAAAAGAGGGCTTACAAAAATTAAGAGAGCAGGAATACCAGCTTGTGGTGCTGGATGTGATGATGCCCGGCATGGACGGGTTTGAAACGCTGGAAGAAATTCGCAAGGAGTACAGCTTGCCGATTTTGATGTTCACATCTAAAAATGACAGCATTTCTAAAGTACGGGGCTTACGGGCCGGAGCGGACGATTATCTTACAAAACCGTTTGATATGGATGAACTGATTGCCCGTATTGCGTCTCTTATTCGCCGCTACACTCGCTTTAATCAGCAAGCTGGAGCCATACAAAAGCTAAATTTTTACGGATTGCAGATTGACCTTGAAAATCGTTCTGTTACTACATCAAACGGCACTTTTGAACTGCCCCCAAAGGAATTTGATTTGCTCCTGTACTGTGCAAAACATCAAGGGAAAATTTTGACCAAACAGCAGATTTATGAGGAAGTATGGGGCGAAGAATATTTCTATGATGACAGTAACATTATGGCGATTATCAGCCGACTTCGTAAAAAATTAGAAGTCAATCCTTCAAGCCCAAAGTATATACAAACGGTCAAAGGGATTGGCTACCGGTTTAATAAGGAGGTGTAG
- a CDS encoding helix-turn-helix domain-containing protein, translating to MDYMTLKEAAEKWGVTPRRVNYYCAAGRIPGAVKMATIWLIPKDAEKPIDGRTKQGKELRHE from the coding sequence ATGGATTATATGACACTAAAAGAGGCCGCCGAAAAATGGGGCGTGACACCTCGTAGAGTAAATTACTATTGTGCTGCCGGGCGTATTCCTGGTGCTGTAAAGATGGCAACTATCTGGCTAATTCCAAAAGATGCGGAAAAGCCGATTGACGGAAGGACAAAACAAGGAAAGGAGTTGCGCCATGAATAA
- a CDS encoding helix-turn-helix transcriptional regulator translates to MKIERDERRFDFHDIGLAIKRAREASGMTQEQLAYIVDRAPRTIMYNENDGQHPSFNTFYQMVTMFDISVDQYFYPSQNSGSECRKRIDAMLNALDERELKIVEATIQAMKAAKETEDA, encoded by the coding sequence ATGAAGATAGAACGAGATGAAAGACGCTTTGATTTTCACGATATAGGGCTCGCCATCAAGCGTGCAAGAGAAGCCAGCGGTATGACACAGGAGCAACTGGCCTATATTGTTGACCGCGCTCCGCGTACCATTATGTATAATGAAAATGATGGTCAGCATCCAAGCTTCAACACCTTTTATCAGATGGTCACAATGTTTGATATATCGGTGGATCAATACTTTTACCCGTCCCAGAATAGCGGGAGCGAGTGCAGGAAGCGGATTGATGCCATGTTGAACGCCTTGGACGAAAGAGAATTGAAAATCGTTGAAGCTACAATCCAAGCGATGAAAGCGGCCAAGGAAACGGAGGATGCGTAA